A window of the Deltaproteobacteria bacterium genome harbors these coding sequences:
- a CDS encoding zinc ribbon domain-containing protein — translation MALIKCSECGKEISDKAEKCVHCGCPVELTKAKCPNCGFERSPEDQECPKCGIIYSKFETVAAKKRTAEQIPPKQSTLAEQTPPKQSMLTKRINIDKYVLPIVGVLTCAWILIYVFSDPAIDKTDKHQANITPVQNISDEIKESAIYEIKRNPMVKDAAIVQDGKDIRLAIIVGYATSERKAKELGDGFMRLVKGLSGDKFPGKEIGTGEYDYMIGVYYPDKKRVALGAKVRSSPHITW, via the coding sequence ATGGCACTGATAAAATGCTCTGAATGCGGGAAAGAAATTAGTGATAAAGCGGAGAAGTGTGTTCACTGTGGTTGTCCCGTTGAGCTCACAAAGGCTAAGTGCCCTAACTGTGGATTTGAACGGAGTCCAGAGGATCAGGAATGCCCTAAATGTGGAATTATCTATTCTAAATTTGAGACTGTAGCTGCCAAAAAGAGAACTGCCGAACAAATCCCACCAAAGCAATCAACCCTTGCCGAACAAACCCCACCAAAACAATCAATGCTCACTAAGCGAATCAATATCGATAAATACGTGCTGCCGATTGTGGGTGTTCTGACATGCGCCTGGATCTTGATTTATGTTTTTTCAGATCCGGCTATCGATAAGACTGATAAACATCAAGCCAATATTACACCCGTTCAAAATATTTCAGATGAGATAAAGGAATCTGCCATTTACGAAATCAAGAGAAATCCAATGGTGAAAGATGCTGCGATAGTCCAAGACGGAAAGGATATAAGGCTTGCTATTATTGTAGGCTATGCGACTTCTGAGAGGAAAGCCAAAGAACTTGGAGACGGGTTTATGAGATTGGTTAAGGGTCTAAGTGGTGATAAGTTTCCGGGAAAAGAGATCGGTACTGGAGAATATGATTATATGATCGGAGTTTATTATCCAGATAAAAAGAGAGTTGCACTTGGAGCAAAAGTAAGGAGCTCCCCTCATATCACATGGTAA
- a CDS encoding DUF4124 domain-containing protein yields the protein MYKWVDKDGKIYFTDQKPPEEATEVKEYGKDGIKKEEPKEEPQVSEDGLTLKDVDLIIVSPYYKDGVLRISIFQKNRYMDKLVTWEEGTVSCECEIYQDIGRRTKRKGNKICSVSHELTRWDQNIYVDAPKKYFENGKKVIIECLVDTGYRKLKATSNPSFGTQKDSPGGKIRGGASSQTLN from the coding sequence ATGTATAAATGGGTTGATAAAGACGGAAAGATTTATTTTACAGACCAAAAGCCCCCAGAAGAAGCAACGGAAGTGAAAGAGTATGGGAAAGATGGGATAAAGAAAGAAGAACCAAAAGAGGAACCACAAGTATCAGAGGACGGGCTTACCCTGAAAGATGTGGATTTAATAATTGTTTCTCCGTACTACAAAGATGGAGTGTTAAGAATTAGTATTTTTCAAAAAAATAGATACATGGATAAATTAGTTACTTGGGAAGAAGGTACAGTGAGTTGTGAATGTGAAATTTATCAAGATATAGGTAGAAGGACAAAAAGAAAAGGCAATAAAATTTGCAGTGTAAGCCATGAATTAACACGTTGGGATCAGAATATTTACGTTGATGCTCCTAAAAAATACTTTGAAAATGGAAAAAAGGTAATCATCGAATGTTTAGTTGATACTGGATATAGAAAACTGAAAGCAACCTCTAACCCTTCTTTTGGTACCCAAAAAGACTCCCCTGGGGGAAAGATCCGGGGGGGAGCCTCATCCCAGACGCTGAACTAA
- a CDS encoding DUF2845 domain-containing protein, with protein MKITKTVGFFAATLLLTPAIAWPAYCPHGVFHVGDSVTQVLKRCGEPQHKTVSKIGLSSREEIWHYDFGDKRIPFSVTIRDGKVIKIQND; from the coding sequence ATGAAGATCACAAAAACCGTCGGATTTTTTGCTGCCACATTGTTGCTAACCCCGGCCATTGCATGGCCTGCCTATTGTCCACATGGCGTTTTTCATGTAGGCGATTCAGTAACGCAAGTGCTCAAGCGATGTGGCGAACCACAGCACAAGACCGTAAGCAAGATCGGCTTATCATCAAGGGAAGAGATTTGGCATTATGATTTCGGAGACAAAAGAATCCCCTTTTCTGTGACCATACGAGACGGGAAGGTGATTAAAATCCAAAACGATTAG